From one Gossypium hirsutum isolate 1008001.06 chromosome D08, Gossypium_hirsutum_v2.1, whole genome shotgun sequence genomic stretch:
- the LOC107944553 gene encoding uncharacterized protein isoform X1 produces MAISSVYLLIDNERSIGGIASHGSPTDPDPNEIDLEAGPADQIQCRIFLETDGRDFIAPCKCKGTSKYVHRECLDHWRAVKVQKLMGSTPLDLAKFNMVKSGEMSRNAPCPCGSKKRYKR; encoded by the exons ATGGCTATTTCCTCTGTTTATTTGTTAATCGACAATGAGCGATCAATCGGAGGAATTGCCTCTCATGGCTCCCCCACCGACCCCGACCCCAACGAGATCGACCTCGAGGCCGGTCCAGCCGATCAAATTCAGTGTCGAATTTTCCTCGAAACCGACG GTAGAGATTTTATTGCTCCTTGCAAGTGCAAAGGAACATCAAAATATGTACATCGGGAATGTTTAGATCATTGGCGAGCTGTAAAG GTGCAAAAGCTAATGGGTTCAACACCATTGGATCTTGCCAAGTTTAATATGGTAAAGAGTGGAGAAATGAGCCGTAATGCTCCTTGTCCATGTGGTTCCAAGAAGAGATACAAAAGGTAA
- the LOC107944553 gene encoding uncharacterized protein isoform X2, with translation MFRSLASCKDVENALAKFTWAKEVHKKMVKLKEEGKPMLKNFAEVQKLMGSTPLDLAKFNMVKSGEMSRNAPCPCGSKKRYKR, from the exons ATGTTTAGATCATTGGCGAGCTGTAAAG ATGTTGAGAATGCGCTTGCGAAGTTCACATGGGCTAAAGAAGTTCATAAGAAGATGGTTAAGCTGAAAGAGGAAGGCAAACCGATGCTAAAGAACTTTGCTGAG GTGCAAAAGCTAATGGGTTCAACACCATTGGATCTTGCCAAGTTTAATATGGTAAAGAGTGGAGAAATGAGCCGTAATGCTCCTTGTCCATGTGGTTCCAAGAAGAGATACAAAAGGTAA